A DNA window from Fusobacterium sp. JB019 contains the following coding sequences:
- the glpK gene encoding glycerol kinase GlpK, whose protein sequence is MKYIVALDQGTTSSRAIIFDENQNMVGVAQKEFAQIYPKEGWVEHDPMEIWSSQSGVLAEVIARTGISQHDIIGLGITNQRETTIVWDKNTGEPIYNAIVWQCRRTAGICDKLRKKQGIVEYIKENTGLVLDAYFSGTKIKWILDNVEGAREKAEKGDLLFGNVDCWLIWKLTNGKVHATDYTNASRTMIYNIKELKWDEKLLEELGIPKSMLPEVKDSSGTFGYANLGGKGGHRVPIAGVAGDQQAALFGQACFEKGEAKNTYGTGCFLLMNTGEEMVQSKNGLLTTIAIGLDGKVQYALEGSIFVGGASVQWLRDELQLVNESRDTEYFARKVKDSAGVYVVPAFVGLGAPYWDMYARGAIVGLTRGANKNHIIRATLESIAYQTRDVLEAMQEDSGIELNGLRVDGGAAANNFLMEFQSDILGKTVRRPTVLETTALGAAYLAGLAVGVWETKEEIRENWVLDKEFSPVMDKDLRGKKYNGWKKAVKRSMDWEEE, encoded by the coding sequence ATGAAATATATTGTAGCTTTAGATCAAGGGACAACATCTTCAAGAGCAATAATTTTTGATGAAAATCAAAATATGGTTGGGGTAGCTCAAAAAGAATTTGCTCAGATATATCCAAAAGAAGGTTGGGTAGAACATGATCCTATGGAAATTTGGTCTAGTCAAAGTGGAGTGCTTGCAGAAGTGATAGCAAGAACAGGGATTTCTCAACATGATATTATAGGATTAGGAATTACCAATCAAAGAGAAACTACAATAGTTTGGGATAAAAATACAGGAGAACCTATATATAATGCAATAGTTTGGCAATGTAGAAGAACTGCTGGAATTTGTGATAAGTTAAGAAAAAAACAAGGAATAGTAGAGTATATTAAAGAAAATACTGGATTAGTATTGGATGCTTATTTTTCAGGGACAAAGATTAAATGGATATTAGATAATGTTGAAGGAGCTAGAGAAAAAGCAGAAAAAGGTGATTTATTATTTGGAAATGTTGATTGTTGGTTAATATGGAAACTTACAAATGGAAAAGTTCATGCAACTGATTATACAAATGCTTCAAGAACTATGATTTATAATATTAAAGAATTAAAATGGGATGAAAAATTACTTGAAGAATTAGGAATTCCAAAATCAATGCTTCCAGAAGTAAAAGATTCTTCAGGGACATTTGGATATGCTAATTTAGGAGGAAAAGGCGGACATAGAGTTCCTATAGCAGGTGTAGCTGGAGACCAACAAGCAGCATTATTTGGTCAAGCTTGTTTTGAAAAAGGAGAAGCAAAAAATACATATGGAACAGGATGTTTCTTACTTATGAATACAGGTGAAGAAATGGTTCAAAGTAAAAATGGATTGTTAACTACAATAGCTATTGGATTAGATGGAAAAGTTCAATATGCTCTTGAAGGAAGTATTTTCGTAGGTGGGGCTAGTGTTCAGTGGTTAAGGGATGAATTACAGCTTGTTAATGAATCTAGAGATACAGAATATTTTGCTAGAAAAGTAAAAGATAGTGCAGGAGTATATGTAGTTCCAGCTTTTGTAGGGTTAGGAGCTCCTTATTGGGATATGTATGCAAGAGGAGCAATAGTAGGACTTACTCGTGGAGCAAATAAAAATCATATAATTAGAGCTACACTAGAGTCCATAGCTTATCAAACAAGAGATGTATTAGAAGCAATGCAAGAAGATTCTGGAATTGAATTAAATGGACTAAGAGTAGATGGTGGAGCAGCAGCTAATAATTTCTTAATGGAATTTCAATCTGATATATTAGGTAAGACAGTAAGAAGACCTACAGTTTTAGAAACTACAGCTTTAGGAGCTGCTTATTTAGCAGGGCTAGCAGTTGGTGTTTGGGAAACTAAAGAAGAAATTAGAGAAAATTGGGTATTAGATAAAGAATTTTCACCAGTTATGGATAAGGATTTAAGAGGGAAAAAATATAATGGTTGGAAAAAAGCTGTAAAAAGATCTATGGATTGGGAAGAAGAATAA
- the dhaK gene encoding dihydroxyacetone kinase subunit DhaK, with product MKKILNNVDNIVDEMLSGMIDAHGNLLDRVDGRNIIIRRNKKIDKVALISGGGSGHEPAHAGYVGRGMLDAAVCGQIFSSPGADEVYDAIKAVATDAGVLLIIKNYSGDVMNFEMAAELAAADGIKVDKIVVNDDVAVEGSTYTVGRRGIAGTVFVHKIVGAAAEKGYSLEELRKLGEKVIDNVKTMGMSLEPCFVPTTGRKSFDIANDEVEIGLGIHGEPGTHREKIKSAEIHVKQLLDEIFKHSNAKTDDEVAVMVNGLGATTLIELYIANKTVKEFLDEREINIYKTLVGNFMTSIDMEGFSISILKLDEEMKELLDAQSDTVGMKNL from the coding sequence ATGAAAAAAATATTAAATAACGTGGATAATATAGTTGATGAAATGTTAAGTGGAATGATAGATGCTCATGGAAATTTATTAGATAGGGTAGATGGAAGAAATATAATTATAAGAAGAAATAAAAAAATAGATAAAGTAGCTTTAATAAGTGGAGGAGGAAGTGGACATGAGCCAGCTCATGCAGGTTATGTAGGAAGAGGAATGCTTGATGCAGCAGTTTGTGGACAAATTTTTTCTTCTCCAGGAGCAGATGAGGTTTATGATGCAATAAAAGCAGTTGCTACGGATGCAGGAGTTTTATTGATAATAAAAAACTATAGTGGAGATGTAATGAATTTTGAAATGGCAGCAGAATTAGCAGCAGCAGATGGGATAAAAGTAGATAAGATAGTAGTTAATGATGATGTAGCAGTTGAAGGTAGTACTTATACAGTTGGAAGAAGAGGAATAGCAGGGACTGTTTTCGTTCATAAAATAGTTGGAGCAGCAGCAGAGAAAGGTTATTCTTTAGAAGAATTAAGAAAACTAGGAGAAAAAGTTATAGATAATGTAAAAACTATGGGGATGTCTTTAGAACCTTGTTTTGTACCTACAACAGGAAGAAAAAGTTTTGATATTGCAAATGATGAAGTAGAAATAGGATTAGGAATTCATGGGGAACCAGGAACTCATAGAGAAAAAATAAAAAGTGCAGAAATTCACGTTAAACAACTTTTAGATGAAATATTTAAACATTCAAACGCTAAAACAGATGATGAAGTAGCAGTTATGGTTAATGGATTAGGGGCTACCACATTAATAGAATTATATATTGCTAATAAAACAGTCAAAGAATTTTTAGATGAAAGAGAAATAAATATTTATAAAACTTTAGTAGGAAATTTTATGACTTCTATAGATATGGAAGGCTTTTCAATAAGCATATTGAAATTAGATGAAGAAATGAAAGAATTATTAGATGCTCAAAGTGATACTGTTGGGATGAAAAATCTATAA
- the dhaL gene encoding dihydroxyacetone kinase subunit DhaL, protein MQKIIIELINRIAEVINTNKDYLTDLDRTIGDGDHGVNLNRGFSKIKEDAGGYSNLSDSEISNKIAMTLISNVGGASGALYGTAFMKMAIFLKGKENISKNDIPDIISVGIEGIKMRGKSDVQEKTMLDTLVPFSNYLKKNIQKEEKLNIIFSEALIKAKEGRDSTIDMLAKKGRASYLKERSIGHLDPGAASSYLILETITDVLRGKDI, encoded by the coding sequence ATGCAAAAAATAATTATAGAACTGATAAATAGAATTGCAGAAGTAATAAACACTAATAAAGATTATTTAACAGATTTAGATAGAACAATTGGTGATGGAGATCATGGAGTTAATTTAAATAGAGGCTTTTCTAAAATAAAGGAAGATGCAGGAGGATATTCTAATTTAAGTGATAGCGAAATATCTAATAAAATAGCAATGACTTTAATATCTAATGTTGGTGGAGCTTCAGGAGCTCTTTATGGTACTGCATTTATGAAAATGGCTATATTTTTGAAAGGGAAAGAAAATATTTCAAAAAATGATATACCTGATATTATCAGTGTAGGAATAGAAGGTATTAAAATGAGAGGGAAATCTGATGTTCAAGAAAAAACAATGTTAGATACTTTGGTTCCATTTTCTAATTATTTGAAAAAAAATATTCAAAAGGAAGAAAAATTAAATATAATTTTTTCAGAAGCTTTGATTAAAGCTAAGGAAGGTCGAGATTCAACTATTGATATGTTAGCTAAAAAAGGAAGAGCGAGTTATTTAAAGGAAAGAAGTATAGGACATTTAGACCCAGGAGCAGCATCTTCTTATTTAATATTAGAAACTATAACAGATGTATTGCGAGGTAAAGATATATGA
- the dhaM gene encoding dihydroxyacetone kinase phosphoryl donor subunit DhaM, translating to MIGIVVVSHNKKLGDEIIELCKEMQNKEFKLLNGGGMEEGRFGSNPLVIKTAIEEAYEKDGVLIFCDLGSSILNSEMAIEFIEGEEYNKELIKIADAPIVEGAILAVSMNDENIKIENIEKELEDLKAFKKV from the coding sequence ATGATAGGTATAGTAGTAGTATCTCATAATAAAAAATTAGGAGATGAAATAATCGAACTTTGTAAAGAAATGCAAAATAAAGAATTTAAGCTATTAAATGGTGGAGGAATGGAAGAAGGAAGATTTGGTTCTAATCCTTTAGTTATAAAAACAGCTATAGAAGAAGCTTATGAAAAAGATGGAGTTTTAATTTTTTGTGATTTAGGAAGTTCAATATTAAATTCAGAAATGGCTATAGAGTTTATAGAAGGAGAGGAGTATAATAAAGAACTAATAAAAATAGCAGATGCTCCTATAGTTGAAGGAGCTATTTTAGCAGTTTCAATGAATGATGAAAATATAAAAATAGAAAATATTGAAAAAGAATTGGAGGACCTAAAAGCTTTTAAAAAAGTTTAA
- a CDS encoding NAD(P)/FAD-dependent oxidoreductase, translated as MLDVLVIGAGIMGASVSRELSKYNLNVAVLEKENDVSNGTTKANSAIVHAGYDAKEGSLMAKYNVAGCGMYEELSKEVDAPYRNIGSYVMAFSEEERKHVETLYKRGLANGVPGMKIMEKDEILAKEPNINKNIVCALWAPSAGVTGPYEFCIKLFENAAENGVDVILNAEVKNIEKRNGNYNVVLKDGREYETKTVINAAGVYADKINDMVSKEHFDIHPRIGEYYILDKVQTHLTNSVIFQCPTEMGKGVLVAQTVHGNIIVGPTAHDVEDRDCVASTQEGLDDIKRQAEKSIKNINYRDNIRNFTGIRAEPSTGDFIIGEAKDAEGFFNIAGTKSPGLSSAPAIGKDVAEMVAEKLNATKKENFKKNKKQVHFMELSQEEKAEMIKKDPRYGRIICRCESITEGEIVDVIHRKVGAHTVDGVKKRCRPGTGRCQGGFCGPRVQEILARELGKELNEVVQDKKGSYILTNETKEVK; from the coding sequence ATGTTAGACGTGTTAGTAATAGGTGCTGGAATAATGGGGGCATCAGTTTCAAGAGAACTATCAAAGTATAATTTAAACGTTGCTGTATTAGAAAAAGAAAATGATGTATCTAATGGAACAACAAAAGCAAATTCAGCAATAGTCCATGCAGGTTATGATGCAAAAGAAGGATCTTTAATGGCAAAATATAATGTTGCAGGATGTGGAATGTATGAAGAATTAAGTAAGGAAGTAGATGCTCCTTATAGAAATATAGGTTCATACGTTATGGCTTTTTCAGAAGAAGAAAGAAAACATGTTGAAACTTTATATAAAAGAGGACTAGCTAATGGTGTTCCCGGTATGAAAATTATGGAAAAAGATGAAATATTAGCAAAAGAACCCAATATAAATAAAAATATAGTATGCGCTTTATGGGCACCATCTGCAGGAGTAACAGGACCATATGAATTTTGTATAAAATTATTTGAAAATGCAGCAGAAAATGGTGTAGACGTAATACTTAATGCTGAAGTTAAAAATATAGAAAAAAGAAACGGAAATTATAATGTAGTATTAAAAGATGGAAGAGAATATGAAACTAAAACTGTTATAAATGCAGCAGGAGTTTATGCTGATAAGATCAATGATATGGTTAGCAAAGAACATTTTGATATTCATCCAAGAATAGGAGAATATTATATTCTTGATAAAGTTCAAACACATTTAACAAATAGTGTTATATTTCAATGCCCTACAGAAATGGGAAAAGGAGTGTTAGTTGCACAAACAGTTCATGGAAATATAATAGTTGGACCAACTGCTCATGATGTTGAAGATAGAGATTGTGTAGCAAGTACGCAAGAAGGATTAGATGACATAAAAAGACAAGCAGAAAAAAGCATAAAAAATATAAACTATAGAGATAATATTAGAAACTTTACAGGAATAAGGGCAGAACCTAGTACAGGAGATTTTATAATAGGAGAAGCAAAAGATGCTGAAGGTTTCTTTAATATAGCTGGAACAAAGTCACCAGGACTTTCATCTGCTCCAGCAATAGGTAAAGATGTAGCTGAAATGGTTGCTGAAAAATTAAATGCTACTAAAAAAGAAAATTTTAAAAAGAATAAAAAACAAGTTCATTTCATGGAATTATCACAAGAAGAAAAAGCAGAAATGATAAAAAAAGACCCTAGATACGGAAGAATTATTTGTAGATGTGAAAGTATAACTGAAGGTGAGATAGTAGATGTTATTCATAGAAAAGTTGGAGCTCACACAGTTGACGGAGTTAAAAAAAGATGTAGACCTGGAACAGGAAGATGTCAAGGTGGTTTCTGTGGTCCAAGAGTTCAAGAGATACTAGCAAGAGAACTTGGGAAAGAGTTAAACGAAGTAGTTCAAGATAAAAAAGGTTCATACATTTTAACAAATGAGACTAAAGAAGTTAAATAG
- a CDS encoding FAD-dependent oxidoreductase, producing MKYDLVVVGGGPAGLAAAVEAKKNGIESILVIERDKELGGILQQCIHNGFGLHEFKEQLTGPEYAGRFIKQLEEMNIEFKLDTMVLDVTPEKQIHAINTKDGYMLIDAKAIVLAMGCRERTRGAISIPGERPAGIFTAGTAQRYVNMEGYMVGKKVLILGSGDIGLIMARRMTLEGAKVEAVVELMPFSGGLARNIAQCLNDYDIPLYLSHTIIDIKGKDRLESVTIAEVDENRKPISGTERTYEVDTLLLSVGLIPENDISRATGIEIDGRTNGAVVNEMMQTNIDGIFACGNVLHVHDLVDFVSAEARKAGVAASKYIKGTVSEGEYKEIKNGFGIGYTVPQKFRMNNIDKSLEVFMRVRNIYHDMKLEVKDGENVVMSIKKPHVAPGEMEKIMIPKVILEKIQGNEITVELVRGDK from the coding sequence ATGAAATATGATTTAGTTGTAGTTGGTGGAGGACCAGCAGGTTTAGCTGCCGCAGTTGAAGCGAAAAAAAATGGAATAGAAAGTATACTAGTAATAGAAAGAGATAAAGAATTAGGTGGAATATTACAGCAATGTATTCATAATGGATTTGGACTTCATGAGTTTAAAGAACAATTGACAGGACCTGAGTATGCAGGAAGATTTATAAAACAATTAGAAGAAATGAATATAGAATTTAAATTAGATACAATGGTATTAGATGTAACTCCAGAAAAACAGATTCATGCAATAAATACAAAAGATGGATATATGTTAATAGATGCTAAAGCAATAGTTCTTGCTATGGGATGTAGAGAAAGAACTAGAGGAGCGATATCTATCCCAGGAGAAAGACCAGCTGGAATATTTACAGCAGGAACAGCTCAAAGATATGTAAATATGGAAGGATATATGGTAGGTAAAAAAGTACTTATTTTAGGGTCTGGAGATATTGGGCTTATAATGGCTAGAAGAATGACATTAGAAGGAGCAAAAGTAGAAGCAGTAGTAGAACTTATGCCTTTTTCTGGAGGATTAGCAAGAAACATAGCTCAATGTTTAAATGATTATGACATACCTTTATATTTATCACATACAATTATAGATATAAAAGGAAAAGATAGATTAGAGAGTGTAACTATAGCTGAAGTTGATGAAAATAGAAAACCAATTTCTGGAACTGAAAGGACATATGAAGTAGATACATTATTACTATCAGTTGGGCTTATACCAGAAAATGATATTTCAAGAGCAACTGGTATAGAGATAGATGGAAGAACAAATGGAGCAGTAGTAAATGAAATGATGCAAACTAATATTGATGGAATTTTCGCTTGTGGAAATGTTTTACATGTTCATGATTTAGTTGATTTCGTAAGTGCTGAAGCTAGAAAAGCAGGAGTTGCTGCATCAAAATATATAAAAGGAACAGTTTCAGAGGGAGAATATAAAGAAATCAAAAATGGATTTGGAATAGGATATACAGTTCCTCAAAAATTTAGAATGAATAATATAGATAAATCTCTAGAAGTATTTATGAGAGTTAGAAATATTTATCATGATATGAAACTTGAAGTTAAAGATGGGGAAAATGTAGTTATGAGTATAAAAAAACCTCATGTAGCTCCAGGGGAAATGGAAAAAATAATGATACCTAAAGTTATTTTAGAAAAAATTCAAGGAAATGAAATAACTGTTGAATTAGTTAGAGGTGATAAATAA
- a CDS encoding DUF1667 domain-containing protein, whose amino-acid sequence MKKEMICIVCPMGCHLSIDTDTLEVTGNNCPRGEEYAKEELTAPKRVITSTVKIKGGIHKRVPVKTDGAIPKDFNFKCMRELDKIELVSPVKVGDVIIENLLGTGINVVICRDM is encoded by the coding sequence ATGAAAAAAGAAATGATATGTATAGTTTGTCCAATGGGATGTCATTTATCTATTGATACAGATACTTTAGAAGTAACTGGAAATAATTGTCCAAGAGGGGAAGAATATGCTAAAGAAGAGTTAACAGCTCCAAAAAGAGTTATTACTTCAACTGTTAAAATAAAAGGAGGAATTCATAAAAGAGTTCCAGTTAAAACTGATGGAGCTATTCCAAAAGATTTTAATTTTAAATGTATGAGAGAATTAGATAAAATAGAGCTAGTATCACCAGTTAAGGTTGGAGACGTAATAATTGAAAATCTTTTAGGAACTGGTATAAATGTAGTAATTTGTAGAGATATGTAA
- the rapZ gene encoding RNase adapter RapZ — protein MKVIIVTGLSGAGKTTALHALEDKGYFTMDNTLCRIAIFLLQNIDKGETELNIDKLALGIDNRAISSNKEFTLLLQCLESIAVDYEILFLTASNETILNRYSLTRRRHPFGASTLLQSIKEERKIMTNVREKSTFILDTSDMKAKELAKMIGEIGKINKKQQISIHIRSFGFKYGVPMDTDLVYDVRMLPNPYYLEELRDKTGNDKEVSDYVMKYKESKELYSKILDMVEFLLPLYIKDNKHHLTIGIGCSGGQHRSVTFVNKLSKDLSFNKIGKIYVSHREEENNHWK, from the coding sequence ATGAAAGTAATAATTGTAACAGGATTAAGTGGAGCAGGGAAAACTACAGCATTACACGCTTTAGAAGATAAAGGCTATTTTACTATGGACAATACATTATGTAGAATTGCAATTTTTCTTTTGCAAAATATAGATAAAGGTGAAACAGAATTAAATATAGATAAATTAGCTTTGGGAATAGATAATAGAGCAATTTCTTCTAATAAAGAGTTTACTTTATTACTTCAATGTCTTGAGAGTATAGCAGTAGATTATGAAATTTTATTTTTAACTGCATCAAATGAAACGATACTAAATAGATATAGTTTAACAAGAAGAAGACATCCTTTTGGAGCTTCAACTTTATTACAAAGTATCAAAGAAGAAAGAAAAATAATGACTAATGTTAGAGAAAAATCAACATTTATTTTAGATACTTCTGATATGAAAGCCAAAGAATTAGCAAAAATGATTGGGGAGATAGGGAAGATAAATAAAAAACAACAAATAAGTATTCATATTAGATCTTTTGGTTTTAAATATGGAGTACCAATGGATACAGATTTAGTTTATGATGTAAGAATGCTTCCTAATCCTTATTACCTAGAAGAACTAAGAGATAAAACAGGCAATGATAAAGAAGTTTCAGACTATGTGATGAAGTATAAGGAATCTAAAGAATTATATTCGAAAATATTAGATATGGTTGAATTCTTACTTCCTCTTTATATAAAAGATAATAAACATCATTTAACTATTGGGATAGGATGCAGTGGAGGTCAGCATAGATCAGTAACTTTTGTAAATAAATTATCTAAAGATTTATCATTTAATAAAATAGGGAAAATATATGTAAGTCACAGAGAAGAGGAAAATAATCATTGGAAATAA
- the uvrC gene encoding excinuclease ABC subunit UvrC — MEIKKYNIPELPGVYLMKKSNKVIYVGKAKNLKKRVYSYFISEQKSEKTKKLVENIDDIETIICNSEIDAFILENNLIKKYFPKYNIQLKDEKTYPYIKISKEKFPKISIIRTTKLLNRKNGDYFGPYPSGAWKLKDTIAKLFKIRDCNRNMNKKFTRPCLKYYMKFCSGPCVYKDIEKEYNENISLAKEILKGKGKKIIKELELLMKIASEKMEFEKAIIYREQKKEIENAVNNQISQYGEGLDEDAFCIVKDGNKIFACILNMREGKILGKSSINLNLENKIEDNIFENIVREYYIKHPIPNNIIFQYEYKENKELIEEWLKIRKKRKVNLSFPVRSGRRKEVLNMAYLNLNKDILNYYQKKSVLEESMLKLYKVLKLKKYPRKIECFDISNIQGKDAVASMSVTIEGKSSKKDYRKYKIKSKDTPDDFQMMKEVIIRRYSKLKLEEFPDIILIDGGLGQINSAGEVLKSINRDEISDLLSIAKKEELIYKYGEKEPYKFSQSDEALKILIRSRDEAHRFGITYHRKLRRKRIIKSQLDDIEGIGEKRRNELLKYFGSVENIKRSTIEEVSKVVSLKIAEKILKKLKKLDNN; from the coding sequence TTGGAAATAAAAAAATATAATATTCCTGAATTACCAGGTGTATATTTAATGAAAAAAAGTAATAAGGTAATTTATGTTGGAAAGGCTAAAAATTTAAAAAAAAGAGTTTATTCCTATTTTATTTCAGAGCAAAAAAGTGAAAAGACTAAAAAATTAGTTGAAAATATAGATGATATAGAAACTATTATTTGTAATAGTGAGATAGATGCATTTATTTTAGAAAATAATTTAATTAAAAAATATTTTCCTAAATATAATATTCAATTAAAAGATGAAAAAACTTATCCGTATATAAAGATTTCAAAAGAAAAGTTTCCAAAAATATCAATAATTAGGACAACTAAATTATTAAATAGAAAAAATGGAGATTATTTTGGCCCTTATCCAAGTGGAGCTTGGAAATTAAAAGATACTATTGCAAAATTATTTAAAATAAGAGATTGTAATAGAAATATGAATAAAAAATTTACAAGGCCTTGTTTAAAATATTATATGAAATTTTGCAGTGGCCCTTGTGTATACAAGGATATTGAGAAAGAATACAATGAAAATATTTCATTAGCAAAAGAAATATTAAAAGGAAAAGGTAAAAAGATAATAAAAGAATTAGAGTTATTAATGAAAATAGCTTCTGAGAAGATGGAGTTTGAAAAAGCAATAATTTATAGAGAACAAAAAAAAGAAATAGAAAATGCAGTAAATAATCAAATTTCCCAATATGGAGAGGGTTTAGATGAAGATGCATTTTGTATAGTTAAAGATGGCAATAAAATATTTGCTTGTATATTAAATATGAGAGAGGGTAAGATTTTAGGAAAAAGTTCAATTAATTTAAATTTAGAGAACAAAATAGAAGATAATATATTTGAAAATATAGTAAGAGAATACTATATAAAACATCCTATTCCAAATAATATTATATTTCAATATGAATATAAAGAGAATAAGGAATTAATTGAAGAGTGGTTAAAAATAAGAAAAAAAAGAAAAGTAAATTTAAGCTTTCCAGTGCGAAGTGGAAGAAGAAAAGAAGTGTTGAATATGGCTTATTTAAATTTAAATAAAGACATATTGAATTATTATCAGAAAAAAAGTGTCTTAGAAGAGTCGATGTTAAAATTATATAAAGTATTAAAATTAAAAAAATATCCACGTAAAATAGAGTGTTTTGATATTTCAAATATCCAAGGAAAAGATGCAGTAGCATCAATGAGTGTAACAATTGAAGGGAAAAGCTCTAAAAAAGATTACAGAAAATATAAGATTAAATCAAAAGATACTCCTGATGATTTTCAAATGATGAAAGAAGTTATAATTAGAAGATATTCAAAGTTAAAACTTGAAGAATTTCCAGATATAATATTAATTGATGGTGGACTAGGACAAATAAATTCAGCTGGAGAGGTTTTAAAATCAATAAATAGAGATGAAATATCAGACTTGCTAAGTATTGCTAAAAAAGAAGAATTAATTTATAAATATGGAGAGAAAGAACCGTATAAATTTTCTCAATCAGATGAAGCTTTAAAAATATTAATAAGATCCAGAGATGAAGCTCATAGATTTGGTATAACTTATCATAGAAAACTTAGAAGAAAAAGAATTATAAAAAGTCAATTAGACGATATAGAGGGAATTGGAGAAAAAAGAAGAAATGAATTATTAAAGTATTTTGGATCTGTAGAAAATATAAAAAGGTCAACTATTGAAGAAGTATCTAAAGTTGTTTCTTTAAAAATTGCAGAAAAAATTTTAAAAAAATTAAAAAAGCTAGATAATAACTAG